The following proteins come from a genomic window of bacterium:
- a CDS encoding DUF2238 domain-containing protein has translation MKKLIPVILLCIYIAVFIICAVSPYDRSVWWAENIPIMMLVTAIVIAYKFFKFSTLSCVLMSFLVILHTIGGYYTFSRVPFDFINNIFGCARNNYDRVSHFTVGFFAYPVAEVIFFRKLTHNKFILILFPIFAIFAVASIYEIFEWLYAVCADESAGLAVLGSQGDVWDAQKDMLSDALGAVFAMSIFCFVHWKNLSCRGMTEMKS, from the coding sequence ATGAAAAAACTGATACCCGTTATTTTATTATGCATATATATCGCGGTATTTATTATCTGTGCGGTTTCCCCGTACGACCGTTCTGTATGGTGGGCTGAAAATATTCCGATTATGATGCTTGTTACCGCTATTGTAATTGCCTACAAGTTCTTCAAATTTTCGACGTTAAGCTGTGTGCTTATGTCATTTCTGGTAATACTCCACACAATAGGGGGTTATTATACTTTCAGCAGGGTGCCGTTTGATTTTATTAATAATATTTTCGGATGCGCGCGCAATAATTACGACCGTGTCTCTCATTTTACGGTAGGTTTTTTCGCTTATCCCGTCGCGGAAGTCATTTTTTTCAGGAAACTTACCCATAATAAGTTTATCCTGATTCTATTCCCGATATTCGCCATTTTTGCTGTGGCGTCCATTTACGAAATATTCGAATGGCTGTATGCTGTCTGCGCAGATGAATCTGCGGGCCTTGCCGTGCTGGGTTCACAGGGTGACGTATGGGACGCTCAAAAAGATATGCTTTCCGACGCCCTGGGCGCCGTTTTTGCCATGAGTATTTTCTGTTTTGTCCATTGGAAGAATCTATCTTGCCGCGGGATGACGGAAATGAAAAGCTAA
- a CDS encoding pyrimidine dimer DNA glycosylase/endonuclease V — translation MRLWSIHPKYLDTRGLVALWREALLAKSVLQNKTRGYKYHPQLLRFKRQSSPMNAVNNYLKGVWEESNKRNFKFNAQKIGSVRSSGKISVSTGQVQFEVIHLLKKLKERDKVKYNILRNRAKIETHPLFRKTAGRIEDWEKI, via the coding sequence ATGAGATTATGGTCAATTCACCCGAAATATCTGGATACCAGGGGGCTTGTTGCCTTATGGAGAGAAGCGCTTCTGGCGAAATCCGTCCTGCAGAATAAAACCAGGGGTTATAAATATCATCCCCAACTGCTGAGATTTAAAAGGCAGTCCTCACCCATGAATGCCGTCAATAATTATTTAAAAGGCGTATGGGAAGAATCAAATAAGAGAAATTTTAAATTCAATGCGCAAAAAATAGGGTCGGTAAGATCGTCAGGCAAAATAAGTGTTTCTACAGGCCAGGTGCAATTTGAGGTTATTCATTTATTGAAAAAATTAAAAGAAAGAGATAAGGTTAAATATAATATATTGAGAAACCGGGCAAAAATAGAAACCCATCCTTTATTCAGAAAAACTGCCGGTAGGATAGAGGATTGGGAGAAGATATAG